In a single window of the Cydia pomonella isolate Wapato2018A chromosome 2, ilCydPomo1, whole genome shotgun sequence genome:
- the LOC133534583 gene encoding ribonuclease Oy, with the protein MFSSGCVLTILVLYSCFDFAHLRKSGYKDNTDHHWDVLIFTQQWPTTSCEEWKEKSPSHKCTMPSVPNSFSIHGLWPTKYHTLGPFFCNRSAHFDPEAIKSIETELTDVWTNIEYGTSTYSLWAHEWTKHGTCAAEVLENFNTELKYFTRGLEFYRTYNLTNILSEADIVPSVNKGYDVVDIVNAIRVHLGVNPVVECRKEKGKSTLFEIRICFTKELKIVDCDGVVHGTSDNVLTNCDRTQKILYLPYSTTSGLVQWYKLITWLQWFTL; encoded by the exons ATGTTTTCCAGTGGATGTGTGTTAACAATATTAGTGCTTTACTCATG CTTTGATTTTGCACATCTAAGAAAATCAGGCTACAAGGACAACACGGATCATCATTGGGATGTGCTGATTTTCACTCAACAGTGGCCAACAACTTCGTGTGAGGAATGGAAAGAAAAGAGTCCTTCACATAAATGTACAATGCCAAGCGTTCCGAATTCGTTTTCTATCCATGGGCTATGGCCGACAAAATACCATACTTTGGGACCCTTTTTCTGTAATCGCTCTGCACATTTCGATCCAGAGGCAATTAAATCCATTGAAACAGAACTAACAGATGTGTGGACCAATATTGaatatg GCACATCTACATACTCCCTATGGGCTCATGAATGGACCAAGCATGGTACCTGTGCTGCAGAGGTCCTAGAGAACTTCAATACAGAACTTAAATACTTCACCAGGGGCCTGGAATTTTACAGAACGTACAATTTAACAAACATACTCAGTGAAGCAGACATTGTACCATCAGTGAACAAGGGTTATGATGTAGTTGATATAGTTAATGCAATTAGGGTTCACCTTGGTGTGAATCCAGTAGTGGAATGTAGAAAAGAGAAAGGCAAAAGCACCTTATTTGAAATACGTATTTGTTTTACTAAGGAATTAAAGATTGTTGACTGTGATGGTGTGGTACATGGAACAAGTGACAATGTACTCACAAACTGTGATCGAACCCAGAAAATCCTATATTTGCCATACAGTACCACCTCTGGTCTTGTACAGTGGTATAAACTGATAACTTGGTTGCAATGGTTCACTCtataa